A genomic window from Diospyros lotus cultivar Yz01 chromosome 2, ASM1463336v1, whole genome shotgun sequence includes:
- the LOC127795454 gene encoding deoxypodophyllotoxin synthase-like: protein MASKVQPKLPIIDFSKENLKPGSSNWLSTAQEVQRALEEYGAFAIKAYDKMPSELHDAMFELAKGLFDLPEEIKAKNTSAIKGFGHDGNFKTMLVEYFGIHDGGTPQGIQRFTNLMWPAGNHAFAETTLLYARKLSEIGKIAVLMAFESYGAEKYYNAHLESVEFLMRFLKYPRPSNDHVKTGLHYHVDKGFWAILDQNQVKGLQIETKNGEWLTFEPSPSTFVFVAGEAFVAWSNGRIHPCLHRVMADENATKYSIGLFAFANGIVEVPQELVDDERPLRFKPFDHYSFLHYCLDEGRNLTNAINTYCGV, encoded by the exons ATGGCTTCCAAAGTGCAGCCAAAGCTTCCCATCATAGATTTCTCCAAGGAAAACCTAAAACCAGGCAGCAGCAACTGGCTATCAACAGCCCAAGAAGTTCAGCGAGCTCTAGAAGAGTATGGTGCCTTTGCAATAAAAGCCTATGATAAAATGCCTTCGGAGCTGCATGATGCCATGTTTGAGTTGGCAAAAGGCTTGTTCGATCTCCCTGAGGAAATTAAAGCCAAGAACACCTCAGCCATAAAAGGGTTTGGCCATGATGGGAATTTCAAGACCATGCTTGTTGAATATTTTGGCATCCATGATGGCGGAACCCCTCAAGGGATTCAAAGGTTCACCAACCTCATGTGGCCTGCTGGAAATCATGCTTTCGC AGAAACGACGCTCTTGTACGCAAGGAAACTCTCAGAGATAGGTAAGATTGCTGTGCTAATGGCATTTGAAAGTTATGGGGCCGAGAAGTACTACAACGCTCACTTGGAATCAGTGGAGTTTTTGATGCGATTCCTGAAGTATCCGCGGCCATCAAATGATCATGTGAAAACGGGTCTCCATTATCACGTTGACAAAGGTTTCTGGGCCATCTTAGATCAGAATCAAGTTAAGGGTTTGCAGATAGAAACGAAGAATGGAGAGTGGCTTACTTTCGAACCTTCGCCATCTACCTTCGTTTTCGTAGCCGGCGAGGCTTTCGTA GCATGGAGCAATGGCAGAATTCATCCTTGCTTACACAGAGTCATGGCGGATGAGAATGCGACGAAATATTCAATTGGGTTGTTTGCTTTTGCGAATGGGATTGTGGAGGTTCCACAGGAGCTGGTCGACGATGAGAGACCGCTGCGGTTTAAGCCATTTGATCACTATTCGTTTCTTCACTACTGCTTAGATGAGGGAAGAAATCTCACGAATGCTATCAACACCTACTGTGGTGTCTAA